The Setaria viridis chromosome 9, Setaria_viridis_v4.0, whole genome shotgun sequence sequence CGAGTTATCACTagcttgttttttttgaaaggtcCATGGTTAGATCAGGATGTTATAGATGTCTCTCTAAAGCTGAATGGTAAGAGGTGCCATTCCATAATCCGTTTACTGTAAGAGTTTGCTCTATTTTTGTGTCTtctaataatatttaaaatgatGTTGAAGTGGCGAGGAGACCATTATAGATGATGCATCTACCATCTGTCACTGTTTCATGTTTGTTATAATGTGTGTTTCAGTCTTTGACGTCTCATTACGCAattgttttgttttcctttgaaaTGATGGTTGTTGTACTGTAATCAGTTCGCTCATGTATACAATCAGTACAGAACTAATCCTGTAATTAGTACATAGCACAGTGGAACAACATGATGTATAGTGCCTTATTTCTACAAGTGTCTTAGAAGCAAACTCAAGTACCTTACATTGTTTCATAGATAAACACATAAATACAGTAAAACATTAGCAATGTACTATGTAGTGCACAGCTGCCACCCAGACATCTATGCTCTTTATGAGATGTCTCTGTATATATATACTTAGTATTTATGTGTGCCTTGTAAATCTTCCCTATGGTCCTCCCTTATGCTAGCGTGTGAAGGTCTTCTTGGAGGAATTTCAGTTTCAGTTAACACCTCGAACTAGCAATCCTTCGAAGGTGATGCCTGGGCCAAAGGCCAAGATCAACCCCCACTCTTCACTTATTGCCCCTTTCTTCAATTCATCCCTCAAATACTCCAACACATAAAAGATTGTGTTGCTACTCACATTTCCATAGTTCATCAAGGCCTTTCTACTAATCTTGAGCTTCTCCGGCTGAAGTTCAAGGCAGAACTCAAGCCTGTTCAAAATTGCTGGTCCACCAGGATGCACAGCCCAAAATACATCATTGAAATCCTTTATCCCGACCTGGTCCATGAGATTCCTGCAGAACCCTTCTATCCGACTTTCAATCTTCTCAGGCAAATCACGCCCTAGCTTGAAATTAATTCCTTCCTCTGAGATCTTGCCATCGATCACCTTGTCGGTCCCAGGTAGGAACTCCTGCGTCGAGAACTCAAGCTCCAAGAAGGGATTCTCTGCTGGTGTCATGGGTCCTGCCCCAACAATCACAGCTGATGCACCATCACCAAACAGGGCAGCACCAACAAGGTCATAAGGACGGTAATAACTTGGTGGCCTGAAGCCTAGCACAGTGGTCTCAGCAGCTGTTACTAGGACACGGCTCCCTGGGTTGTTCTCGGCAATGTCCTTGGCTGTGCGGAGGGCAGCAGCGCCACCGGAGCAGCCAAGAAAGAGGAGGGAAGTGCGCACGGTGTTTGGGCTGAGGCCAAGGCGGGCAGCCAGGTGAAGGTCGCCCCCTGGGAGACGAAGCTCACTGGATGAGATATAGACGAGGTGGGTGATGTCGGCTGCAGGGCGGCCCCAGTCGTCAAGGGCGGCACGAGCTGCGGCAGCACCAAGGTCGATCACCGCAGAGTTGCAGATGTCAAGGCGTGGCGTCAGTGTTGGGATGCCCTCCGTCTTCAGCTCTGGGTGCTCATCCAGGAGCTCCTTGGTCATGACAGTGTACCTTGTCCTCACTGTAGTCGTTTTGCCTGTAAAAGAAGATCATTGGGCAATAATCATCTGTCTGCTGGATGATGATGGAAACAATCGCATAACAGCTGAAGGCTATGTATTGTGATCTTATGCTCATAATGTAATCCAGTCAGCATCACCAGGAACATGAAACAAAATGTTAACTGAATTGGCTCATTGTAGTGATTTTCTTATAGCAAAAGAGGTTCTGAAATTTTTTGTGCATGTGCTTTTTTTCGATACTGAATGGAAAATTACGCCTCTTTCATTTTACCAGTTGCATTTTCTACTTGCAATAGATGAGTACTTGATCCGATATATTACAATTGTGTGATATTTTGACAACAGAAAGTTGTTTAGACCAAAAGATCTGTATGAGGAGAGCTAAGCTACATTTGACAACTCAAAAGTTCTCGGCATAAAGATAAATTATTTTGAAGCTACATTCGCTAACTCAAAGATTTCAGCATCAAAACTAAACGATTCTGAGAAAATAACAACTGCGCTGAAATGAAACACGAAAGCAGCTTACAAAGTCGTTCGAGCTTGGCTCTGGTGGCGGGGTCGTCGCAGGTGCTGTCCTGGAGGTAGCTCTCCACAACCTTCTCCTGCGGCAGAACTTGGCCAGGGAGGCCCTTGCCCAGGGCAAGCAGCATGGCCTTGCCCCTGGAGCCCTGCTGGCTCTTCCCATTGGCGCCCCCGCTGACGACGCTGCCGGACATCGTCACCCCCCACACTGTTTCTCTCCTCggcctctctctttctctctctctctctgttccaAGTGTTCTGCTGCTGTGATCCCGTTGCGTCTGCGCGGCGAGGCCATGGCAACATCTTGGGTGCTTTAATAGGGAGGGGCAGGGGTTTGTTTGGTTTCGGTTCTGCAGGTGACGAAGAAGGCATGGGCGAAAGCGCGGTAGGTCGCAGGCCGGTCGTCTCGTTCTCCCAATTTTTTCTGGGGGAGATGGTTCATTCTTTCCGCCCCTTTCTTTGGTCTGCCCAGTATTTTCGCCCACCCAGCCGGTGTGATCTTGATTACCCTGTACGTGTGGTGCTAGGAAAATATCGTTTTGTAATGCAGAGGCAGTGAATTGTGATGCTGTTTACATGGCATGCATGTGGTGTGGTTGACGGTGAAACCTCCGGCGCTCTTTCTGTTGGCCATTTTTCTTTGATGAACTCCTGTTAAGCCGTGGGTCGCTGCAGAGAGGCAGAGGCCTCTCAGGATCACACACGGCTGAGAGGCCCGAGACCGGGAGCGTCCAGAATAGGGAAGGCGCCTCGATCATTGATGGGTGAGGAGGTACTGAGGTCACAGGACGGAACGCCACAAAAATATGGAAAGCGCTAGTTTTCAAAGTGCATTTCTCAAGCTAGTACATGAGAAAACTAGCCCTTTTCGTCCCTCGTACACGCCACACGTACAGTTTATCTTGCAGATTGCATATGCTAGGTAACGTACGGATTTTTAAGAGTTTCAAAGTGCACTGAGCAAATCGTCTCTTGCAGATTGCATATGCTAGGTAACGTACGGATTTTTAAGAGTTTCAAAGTGCACTGAGCACTGGTTTTCAAAGTCCACGTGGAGCGATTGGCTCGCAAATTGCATAGCAGTATAGCACGTCAGTCTTCATGTACTAGCTTCTTCAAAGTAGTGCTTGGTAATCCATTGTGTTGCAGGTCGCACGCACGACTTCAGTGTACGAATTTCAAAGGGCTACTCTTCAAGTGATCgacttgccccccccccccccccccccccccccccccccccccccccccccgagtcCCTGACCCAACAGCTACTACAGCAGTCAACTAGGAGGACTTGCTAATTGATTTAGGGAAGAATCAACGGATCCGATCCTACAACGCTCTCTACCCAACGGCTGCGATGGGGTTGGGGTAGTGCTTACCATAGAGCATACTCCAGTTCGATCAGATTGTTGTATGGAATTTGACAGGCGTGCAGCCTCTAGTTGCAAAATTCCTGGTTTGAACGTCAAGCTTAATTTTGCAGCCTGCAACTTTTGTGCTCTTCCCTCCAAAGTGCCTGCTGATCCGTCCTTTCGCCGCAGCCtctctccctgcgccgccgtcATCGTCTGCTTTCTTCCCAGCTCTGCATGCCATCAGGTGAATGGTCATCACGTGACGCTTCCATAGCAGGGCTAGCAGCAAGCAACGGCCCTTCCGGTCTTCTCCCCGATCGTACCTTTGCTTCTTTGCTTCTCAAGTCTATATGCCTCCCATCTTTAGTATTTTTCAGACAATCTGACTTTTATTTAGCACACAAAATAGAAGTACACAAAATAGCAAACAATAGTGACATTCATACATGCATGTAACGTAAAATAAAGCTTACATTTTGAATCACTGAAAGTGACATTTATAATACATCACCACTACATGGCACTTTGAGTCTCTCGAATTGATATTATAGTATAGAAAATGCTATTACTTGACAATTCACTAGTACAATTAGGCTATAAAATGTTATAGTTACTTCACAAAATACAAAATACTATAGTCAGTCCTATGCAGTCCAAAATACTACCTAACCAACTTGCACATACTAGAATAGATTGTCAACATGaataatatcatcatcataaaTTGGAGCTGTCACGAGTTAAGTAAAATTGGCAATAATATTGTACCCTCAACGTCCATGATTGCTCCTTTATTACTGCCATCATTCTCCACTTCCTTTGGAGGTTGTACATCATCATCTTGCTTTCGTTTCTGCCAACAAAAGTATCACTAATTACCTATGAATGGCAACACCACATAGAAATTTCTATATTGCAAGTTGAGAACGTACCTTTGGTTCTTTCTTTTTCGGTTCAACAGATTTAGTTGGCTTACTACGGTTCTAAAACACTTGGTCACATTGtttattttcccttttcttctatGACCCTCATTAGAACAAATAAATCTACACGAAGTTACCTTGCTATCATAGCTGATTACATTTGCATACCTTTTCCTCACATTAAAGCCTCTACAACCCCTATATGCAACCTAAAACTTAGCCTCATCTGAATTTCTGAATCTTAAACCAACCTGAGGTGTCCCCTTCTCAAATTCTACCATTGCCTTCCACATCACTCACAGTTCCATAAATATGGCCAAAAATAAATTAGAGCGTATGATTTTCCTACCATGAAATTGAGCAAATTAACCTTCTATAGTCACAGGATCTCAGAATGATACAAATGTGAGTGTAAGGTAAATTAGTTGTTTTGTGCACATGCTTATGTCAcgagaaggaaaagaagttACTAATGTACCTGACAATAGCGTCCTGTTGGGGGCCATATCCCTCTCCTTCACGGCGACTTGGCGGGCCAACGGCAGCGAGGTGCAGAGGGCGGCACACGCCCTCCACACGCTCTCTCCTCGGAGGTGCAGAGGACGGCGCAGCGCGCGAGCCCGCGGGATAGCAGCACAGCGCACGGGGGCGCAGAGGGTGGCGCAGCGCGCGAGCTTGCGGGAGAGTAGCGTggcgcgcggaggcggcgcaaCGTGCGGGAGAGCAGCGCGCCCCGCTTGCTGATGGACTCCCTGTTAAAAAAAAAGCTCGGATGGATAAGATTCTAGGCTGTAGTTGATTCACGGTAGATTTGGTAGAAGAGAAGTTACGTCGTGCCTCGACGGCACTGAATTCGCGTCCGTGCGCACGGCAGCGGGCGTAGGCGCGTAGCACACTGCTAGCTTAGCTTTAGCTTGGCTCAGCTGTGCTGACCTCACCTTATCCGGACACTCTTTCTCACACGGTCACACTCACACGCGACGCCGCGAAACCGGAGCGGCTTTGCTTGGAGCTGACAGCACGCGATGGAGCGGAGGCTgtcggcggcgtcgaggcggTCCGCGCCGTCGCCCATCCAGCAGCTATCCCACCTGGCGCAGCGCGTCGGCGCCGTCAACCTCGCCGAGGGCTTCCCGGACTTCCCCGCGCCTCCCCGCgtcaaggccgccgccgccgccgccatcgccgccgacctCAACCAGTACAGGTCCCTTCTCCACGCCACcgacctcctctcctctcctctctttgcaagtagTACAAATTACTTACTGCAGCGGTGGCGTAGGCATGTGCAGGGGATCTGCGACGTCCTCGCGGAGACGGCGAGACGGGACCACGGCCTCGACGCCGACCCGCTCACGGACTTCGTCATCTGCTGCGGGCAGTCGGAAGCGTTTGCCGCTGCTATCTTTGCAAGTAGTACAGCTAATAATGCACATTTCGTACGAGCTACTGAATTATTATGGTAGTTTCAGAGCAGATTTTTCCTTGCTGAGCCCTTGTTGATGGATATTCGATTTCCCCTTTCCTTTCCATGCAGCAATTGATCAAGGGGATGAGGTTTTGCTCTTCGACCCTGCTTACGAAACGTACGAGACGTGCATTGAACTGGCCCGAGGTGTCCCTGTAAGATGGCTCCTCTAATTCAGAATTCAGAGTTTTTTCCTCCGAGCAAGGTTGGTGATTTGGAATTCAGAAGAATCTTCAATTTGTTATTAGGTGTATGTGCCATTGGATCCACCTTCTTGGACTCTGAACGAAGATAAATTCTTGAAATCTTTTACGAGTCGAACAAAGGCGGTTGTCTTGAACAGGTGATTGATCCCCACCGGTGCTTGTTGAATTGGCTGAATGCTTGATCGATGCCGTTATCTGCATATGGAGATATATGTTTGCACAGGACATGCCGACTGATCCTAGTTCCATAATCTCACCACTGCAGCCCACATAATCCAACAGGGAAGGTCTTCAGCAAAGAGGAGTTGCTGATTATCGCCCAAGCTTGTCAGAAAATGGACTGCTTTGCAATAACAGATGAGGTAGATCTGCAACAAATAGTAAAGGCTgctctttcttctctttcattGCACGTATACTAAATATTCTTCAGCTTTGTGGACAGACTTCTGAAACAAAATTTCATCAACATGTTGCCTTAATGTGTCTGAATATTTCCAGGTTTATGAGTATATTACTTACGATGAGAACAAGCATATCTCACTGGCTTCTCTTCCAGGGATGCAAGAGAGGACCATCATCACATCCTCACTGTCTAAAACTTACAGCGTAACTGGTGAGCATGACTTGAATTTGTGGCGAAGTTTGTTTTGATGCAAGCAGCAATACAAATAGCAACCTATCATCAGGGCAATTTAATAACACTACTGTCTGGACCAACTAGGTTGGAGAATTGGATGGGCTTGTGCTCCAGCAAGCATTGCCTCAGCAATAAGGAATATCCATATCAAACTAACAGATTCAGCTCCTGCACCATTCCAAGAAGCAGCACTGACCGCGTTGACAAGCACACCGGACTTCTATTCATCCCTGAAAAAAGTGAGCCTTCACACACTAACCTCCAACGCTTACCAATCTACCACAAGTATTTCAAATCTAATTCTCTCACCATATAACTGTTATCTACTTTGGTATAAGGACTATGAGGTGAGAAGAGACTTCATCCTTCAGTTGCTGAAAGATTTTGGCTTTCACATCAGCTTCAAGCCACAAGGTTCAGTCTTTGTATTTGCTGAGCTGCCCCTGTCCTGGCAACTTTCAGATGTGAGTCCCTACTGAACCATATCTGAAGCATGAATAGGAGATGCTACTGATATCTGACAATTATAGAATTTGGAACAACTAGTTGGTGCAGGAAATTTATGTGCAAAACATGATATTCTGATACTGGTACTTTCACATGCTTCTTCTATTATTCACGATGATCTGACTGAACTTACTGGGCATTGGTAGATAATCAAGATGTATCAATGTATGTTTGCGGATAAGCTTGCATCCATATTGTCATATCGAGCAAGCACTCTAACCAGTGGCGCATTAAAACACAATGCAGATAGATTTTGTGACGAACTTGATCAACGATGCCGGTGTGGCAGCCGTGCCTGGCCATGGGTTCTTCCACGAGAATTGCGACCGTGAAAGCTACCATAACCAGTACGTCAGGTTTGCCTTCTGCAAGAGCGATGGCACACTGATGGCTGCTGCTCTCAGGATGAGGAAGCTGGCGGACAGCAAGGTGAAAACGTGGCTTACTGGCAGTGGCAGTGCCAGACAAGAAGATCAGACTGCCTCTGCCTCTCTTTGATGCGGTTCTGGTTGAATGTCCATCGTGGTGCGGTTTTTCTTGAATAGATTTCTTCTTTTTGTAGTTTTCTGGATAGAAGTTTGATGTTATGACATGCTTCTTTACGCACAATACTAGAAAAAACATAAACTAAACCTTTATTCTGACATCTTTCATCTTTCTCATGCATTCAAAATGGTTACAAGAAGGATGAACAATATGATAACATCTTGTGTGGCCGTTGTCTGTCAACATACAGGGTTTTAGAGTTCTTACACGTTCACTGTAACGAGAACACAAGAATAAGAACCTTTTGGGGGCATTCATCTCTTCTCTCGATGATAAAACTGTGACATGTCTCAGGTGaacaagggggtgtttggatctttaggatctcctaaaatttatgtcacatcgaatattcggaggttaattaggaggactaaatacgagctaattataaaactaattacacagatggaggctaattcacgagacgaatctattaagcctaattaatccatcattagcacatgtttacggtagcatcacattgtcaaatcatgaactaattaggcttaatagattcgtcttgtgaattagtctccatctatgcaattagttttgtaattagtctatatttaatactcctaattattatctaaacattcaatgtgacagaaattttaggagtgactaaagaaacaaacaccccctaagaacCAGTGAGGGCACCCATCAATTGACAGTGAAACATGTCCAATTCAGATGAATTAGTTCCACTGCAGACATTCATCAGTCgatagaaacaaaaaaaaaaagcaaaatcaATGAATCTCAAAACTACCAAATAATAATGCTAGAGCTCATACAGCTAAAATATTGTCCACTCTTTTATAATGTTTGAATTTGCAATGCAGGTAAAGATATGACTCGTCACAAATAGAATCATATTTACCTTGACTCAAGGGCTGAGTATACATGCTCCTTTCAAACAAAGATACAACCAAAACACTGACCCCTTTCGTTCATACTGAGCAAACTCGCAACCAAAGTAAGGTAGGTTCCATGATAAGCTATATTCAGTAATCTGTGAATGCAGAGTAGCCAAGTTCTAACATGAATACATGATCCTTTCAAACGAGAAGATACAACTGCTCAGCATATGCTTAGGAAACTATAGTCAAGGTTCCATGACCACAAACACCAATGAACAGGAGTACACATTTTCTTGTAGAAATGCTCTGGTAAACTTGTTTAATGCTTCCTTCAAACAAAGGTACGAGATTTAAGAACAGTGAAAGAAAATCAAAATAGGAGTGCAACTAGTTTAGTGGGCAGACTAAACTTTCATGGCAGACAATGGGATAGAACTTTAAGTCCGGAAAGGCCTTGGTGTAGATGGTCTCAAATGCTGCTGTCCTGGGGTCATAGTAGCCCAATGACCAACCAGTGTTCAGCAAAATCCGTCCATCTGTTGGGTCAACAGCCAATGGTGCAGCGTTCTCCGCTAACTTGTCAAGCACTATATGATACTCCATTAACCAGATACCGTCATCTTTCATAATCCACTGGTCGACCGTGTTCCTGCTCTGGTCTGAATAGGAAATACAAAGTGCTCCTTGAAGCTCGAGGATGGTCATATGCCCACTACCATGGGTGCATGGTGGACCTTGCAGGACTTCAAATTCCTGTTTGTTGACATCGAATGCGACAATTTCTCATCTTGCAGAGACTGGTCCGAGAGTAGGGTCAACCATCCAGCATATCTTGCCATTGACGAAGGTCGGCGGTATGCCGGTATGCCAGCTACTGATCTAGAAGGAGGGTTTATTGGATCCCACTTGCAGCCATCCACATACTTCATTTTGCACTGCAGTTCATAATATCTTGTTTCCAGGTTCTTCTCTGTGTAGGTGACATGCACCATGATATGCTTGTCAATCTCTGTGTTGTACCCCAATCCAATGCCACCCGCAAAGAATGTACCATCATTATCATCAAATTCTATGTGCTCACAATAACCTATGGTTGGATTGCATACGAAATCCCAGTATGAGCAGCTCCCAACATTGAGGCCGTAGCAAGGCTGGGAACATACAAGATTAAGGTCCGGATATTCTTCATGTTGACCGATCCATTCCTCCAGATCCATATAGTAACCGAAGCGAGGATCCACGATGAACTTAATCTGCGGGCTCCTTTTCAAGTTTGAATGGATAACATGTGATTCGATAAAGGAATCAGTCATGAACATTCCGCACCACTCCCTGCAAACTAATCTCAGCTCCAAAACAGAACGTGTCCGGCAGCCATTTGAGGATGTCGAACCAAGCTTCAGTTGTTGGCGATGAGTAGATCATGTCCTCAATTGTGACGCCTACGGGCACGAGGCTCTCCTCTAATAGAGCAAATGCTGGTACATAGTCATCCTCACAACTTCCAACCATGGTATCGTCTGGTGTGAATAAAATCTCTGGGTCGCCACCATCAGGGTCTACTGCAAACATCTTGCAAGAACCTGTCCCGAACATGATCTTTTGTCCGCCACCTGAGTAGTACATACCAATTGGAGCGATCCAGAGCGAGTTCAGCAGCATGCTTTCCTAGTTTAGCTAGTAGCTTAATTTAGCAATTTGCAATTGAGTGATTGTACAGCCAACCTGATTGTGAGGGTCTAATTTCTTACCTTGTAATCGTCTACTTAAGCAATGCAATAAACTCTGGAAAAGCTGCCAAGTTGACAGCGCAAATTGAGTTCGGTGTGTTCGTGCGTGTTCTTGGCTGTGTGCTCGCCGGCGACGTTGTTTCTCCGGTGTGTTTCtgacaattggtatcagagccggtttCCGGACTGGGATGCTGATGGGTGACGAGAAGAAGCGGCTCCTCCAGCGATGGCGTCGTGATCCAACGGGTGATTCGTGAGGTGGGCAGCGGGAGTAGCTACCCCACCTTCACCAAGACCAATTACTCCGATTGGGTGCTGCTGATGAAGGTGAAGTTGAAGGCGAGGGTGCTCTGGCACGTCGTCGAGCACGGCGGTGCCAATGCGCAGGAGGAGATGACGGCGCTCGATGCTCTCTACAGCGTGGTGCCACCAGAGATGGTGTCCTCCATCGCCGACAAGGAAATGGCAAAGGAGGCCTGGAAGACCATCTCGAAGATGCAGGTCAGCAACGACTGCATGAAGAAATCCGCCTCGGTGCAACTCCTGCGGAAGTTCAACCTAGTGACATTCAACGATGGTGAGACCATCGAAGACTTTGCGTTGCACCTGAATGGCATGGCGACGACGCTCGCCACGCTTGGCGCAGGGGTCGAGGAGGCCAAGATCGTGGAGAAGGTCATCCGTAGTGCTCCACTGCAGCTCAAGCAGATCGTTCTCGCGATCACCATGCTCCTCAATGTGTCGACCCTCACCCTCTCGGATCAGGTGGGGTGActgaaggtggtggaggagaCCTTCGAGGAGGCTCCGGGGGCGCTGCAGCACGACAGGTGGCTCTACCTCACGGAGGAGGAGTGGGACGCCTAGCGGAAGAAGCGAGAGGCGGAGAACCACTCTAGCGGCGGCACGAGTGGTGGATCAGAACGCcgtagaggaggaggatgcagGTGTTGCTGTGGGCAAGGAGGCCGGTCGTCAAGCTGGTCATCATCTAGTAAGCCCACTAGTGATGAGTGCAGGAAATGCGGCAAGCTGGGCCACTGGGCCGCAAATGCCCGTCGAAGCTGAAGAGGGAGCAATGCTGACCGGGTCACCGGCAGCCACCTCCTCGATAGCGGTCCCGCTGCCGCATGTTGTCTTGCCGCTACAGAGGGTGGGGCAGGCACATGGCGTTGGCGGATGTGAAGCGGCGGAGGCGAGATCCAGGTCTCAGATCGAGATCCGGGAGGAGAAGGTCTTCGCCTAGCttggagaggaggcggagcacGAGGCGGAGACGTGGGTCCTGGATACCGGGGCAACCAACCATATGTCCAGGTCCAGGGACGCCTTCTCGAAGCGAGACACGACGGTGTTGGGCACCTTGCGTTTTGGTGACGATTAAGTGGTGTGGATCGAGGGCCGCATGATGGTCACGTTCGGGTGAAAGAACGGTGAGCTTCGCTCGTTCGCTTGGGTCTACTTCA is a genomic window containing:
- the LOC117840551 gene encoding type III polyketide synthase A, whose protein sequence is MSGSVVSGGANGKSQQGSRGKAMLLALGKGLPGQVLPQEKVVESYLQDSTCDDPATRAKLERLCKTTTVRTRYTVMTKELLDEHPELKTEGIPTLTPRLDICNSAVIDLGAAAARAALDDWGRPAADITHLVYISSSELRLPGGDLHLAARLGLSPNTVRTSLLFLGCSGGAAALRTAKDIAENNPGSRVLVTAAETTVLGFRPPSYYRPYDLVGAALFGDGASAVIVGAGPMTPAENPFLELEFSTQEFLPGTDKVIDGKISEEGINFKLGRDLPEKIESRIEGFCRNLMDQVGIKDFNDVFWAVHPGGPAILNRLEFCLELQPEKLKISRKALMNYGNVSSNTIFYVLEYLRDELKKGAISEEWGLILAFGPGITFEGLLVRGVN
- the LOC117835134 gene encoding uncharacterized protein isoform X2, producing MERRLSAASRRSAPSPIQQLSHLAQRVGAVNLAEGFPDFPAPPRVKAAAAAAIAADLNQYRHVQGICDVLAETARRDHGLDADPLTDFVICCGQSEAFAAAIFATIDQGDEVLLFDPAYETYETCIELARGVPVYVPLDPPSWTLNEDKFLKSFTSRTKAVVLNSPHNPTGKVFSKEELLIIAQACQKMDCFAITDEVYEYITYDENKHISLASLPGMQERTIITSSLSKTYSVTGWRIGWACAPASIASAIRNIHIKLTDSAPAPFQEAALTALTSTPDFYSSLKKDYEVRRDFILQLLKDFGFHISFKPQGSVFVFAELPLSWQLSDIDFVTNLINDAGVAAVPGHGFFHENCDRESYHNQYVRFAFCKSDGTLMAAALRMRKLADSKVKTWLTGSGSARQEDQTASASL
- the LOC117835134 gene encoding uncharacterized protein isoform X1 → MERRLSAASRRSAPSPIQQLSHLAQRVGAVNLAEGFPDFPAPPRVKAAAAAAIAADLNQYRHVQGICDVLAETARRDHGLDADPLTDFVICCGQSEAFAAAIFATIDQGDEVLLFDPAYETYETCIELARGVPVYVPLDPPSWTLNEDKFLKSFTSRTKAVVLNSPHNPTGKVFSKEELLIIAQACQKMDCFAITDEVDLQQIVYEYITYDENKHISLASLPGMQERTIITSSLSKTYSVTGWRIGWACAPASIASAIRNIHIKLTDSAPAPFQEAALTALTSTPDFYSSLKKDYEVRRDFILQLLKDFGFHISFKPQGSVFVFAELPLSWQLSDIDFVTNLINDAGVAAVPGHGFFHENCDRESYHNQYVRFAFCKSDGTLMAAALRMRKLADSKVKTWLTGSGSARQEDQTASASL